A genomic segment from Aegilops tauschii subsp. strangulata cultivar AL8/78 chromosome 1, Aet v6.0, whole genome shotgun sequence encodes:
- the LOC109751046 gene encoding DNA-directed RNA polymerase V subunit 7-like: protein MVFLQAEMCWNVLISAGQLSPKGLLLRKSIIVRLLEDVTNRKASKEHGYYIAVNGLKEISDGKIRELTGGVLFPVTFTCITQRPMKGEIMVGSVEKILKHGVFLKSGPMENIFMSAKSMSDYKYMAGENPMFMKDYSKLEKYTIVRFKVMGFCWMEADRQFRLLATMAGDFLGPL from the coding sequence ATGGTTTTCCTTCAGGCAGAGATGTGCTGGAATGTACTGATCTCAGCTGGTCAGCTGAGCCCCAAGGGTCTGCTGCTCCGCAAGTCTATCATTGTGCGTCTTCTGGAGGACGTAACCAACAGGAAGGCCTCCAAGGAGCATGGCTACTACATTGCTGTCAATGGGCTGAAGGAGATATCTGATGGGAAAATTCGTGAGCTGACCGGAGGTGTTCTTTTCCCGGTCACATTCACCTGCATCACTCAGAGGCCTATGAAGGGTGAGATCATGGTCGGCTCCGTGGAGAAGATCCTCAAGCATGGCGTGTTCCTCAAATCTGGGCCAATGGAAAACATCTTCATGTCGGCGAAGTCAATGAGCGACTACAAGTACATGGCCGGCGAGAACCCCATGTTCATGAAGGACTACTCGAAGCTGGAGAAGTACACCATCGTGCGCTTCAAGGTCATGGGGTTCTGCTGGATGGAAGCAGATCGCCAGTTCCGGCTCCTCGCGACGATGGCTGGTGATTTCCTTGGGCCGCTGTGA
- the LOC109751042 gene encoding uncharacterized protein, translating into MCESASLLAAAGNQDGHHQGEIKTAEMDTSGLLDPSSAALGPSPLPTPPPPLVFYEDDYRYYYDDDSCLQENQEGDDDAYQLLEDEEEDVAATGSLAARLRELVRQKLAEVNASSAVVAGLGLVGSAVGAYFLWPAAAATATAATMAAPGAAGFLISRAAFAAKPKLYFQILRTAGAAAAAAAFAL; encoded by the coding sequence ATGTGCGAGTCCGCCTCCCTACTAGCTGCAGCCGGAAACCAAGATGGCCACCACCAAGGGGAAATCAAGACAGCCGAGATGGACACGAGTGGCCTGCTGGACCCTTCCTCGGCAGCCCTCGGCCCGAGCCCTCTTCCCACGCCGCCTCCACCGCTCGTGTTCTACGAAGACGATTACCGGTACTACTACGACGACGACAGTTGCCTCCAGGAGAACCAGGAGGGCGACGACGACGCCTATCAACTcctcgaggacgaggaggaggacgtcgcCGCCACCGGGTCGCTTGCTGCCAGGCTACGTGAGCTCGTCCGCCAGAAGCTGGCCGAGGTGAACGCCTCCAGCGCGGTCGTCGCGGGGCTCGGCCTCGTCGGGAGCGCCGTCGGCGCCTACTTCCTCTGGCCCGCGGCCgcggccaccgccaccgccgccaccatGGCAGCACCCGGGGCCGCCGGTTTCCTCATCTCCCGTGCGGCGTTTGCGGCCAAGCCGAAGCTCTACTTCCAGATCCTCCGCACTGCCGGAGCGGCAGCGGCTGCCGCCGCTTTCGCCCTGTAG